The genomic interval ACTGGGTGTAGGCAATCTGATGGCGTCGGCATACCTCGCTTATCGTGGCCCCCGACCCCCTCCCCTCCTCCACTACCCTCAGCTTCTCTTCAGCACTCATGTGCCTACCTTGACTTCTCTCCACAGTATTACTCCCTCCTATCGATCATTATACTTCCCCAGGAGGGCCTAACATTTTTCCTCAAAGCTGATTGTCCGACTTCCATTGAAGCACAACAAGGTACTGGAAAGCACAATCGAAGAAGGCGGAGCTCGTCCGATAGTCATACTACGCTGGTTCACCTATAATTGACTGGAGTATATGCTTGCGTTAGGTTTGAAATCGAATGGTCCTGCGAGGTGAATTTGCGTCATGAAGAGAACAGAATTCCTGGAACTCGCTTTCAGTCCCAATTCAGTGGCTATAGCTGGCGTTGGCCCAGCCACAGCTGGAAGACACTACCTGGAAAGCTTGACAGACTCTGGCTTCAAAGGGAAAGTCTACCCGCTAAACCCCAAGGGCGGAGAGATCTCAGGCATTCCAGTTTATCCCAACATCAAAGCGGTCCCCGAGCCAGTTGATTATGTCATCTCGTGTATACCAGCTGATCAGGTTCCGCAGCTAGTGGAAGACTGTACGCAGAATAGGGCCAAGGTATTGTCGCTTTTTACCGCCGGCTTCTCAGAGACCGGGACCGAGCGAGGCCGACTGTTGGAGGCTCAGATTTGCCGCCTGGCCCAAGCAGGCGGTCTCCGGCTTATTGGGCCTAACTGCATGGGCATTTACAGCCCCAGCGCAGGCCTGTCTTTCGTCTCCGATTTCCCCAGGGATAGTGGCCGTGTAGCCTTTGTCTGCCAGAGTGGCGGCAATACCATCTACTTCGTTCGACTGGGCGCCGAGAGAGGTGTCAGATTCAGCAAAGTCATCTCCTACGGAAACGCCTGCGACATCGACGAAAGTGACCTGTTTGAATACTTGGTTGACGACGACAAGACTGAGATAGTGGCCGTCTATATTGAAGGCGCTAAGGATGGCAAGCGGCTG from Chloroflexota bacterium carries:
- a CDS encoding transposase translates to MERSQGRHMSAEEKLRVVEEGRGSGATISEVCRRHQIAYTQ